In one window of Chryseobacterium phocaeense DNA:
- a CDS encoding anti-sigma factor, translating into MNTKEYISSGIIESYILGLASPEEAGILECVMKNNAEVKAAFEEAQKTMEALATQQAVAPPADLKSKIWNKIQQETTREEVKEPEHVAQPDIPAARPEAEIKPKEKSSWKMYAAAASILLLISAAGNIFWMNRQSETQKEIAKIQTEKKTQDLAMQKMNQKMSMFSNPDMQMVMLKGVEKHTDSKAMVFWDKKTKEVYLNAEHLPKAPEGMQYQLWAIADGKPVNAGMYTEEKDSKIALSSIPAAQAFAITLEKQGGSEVPTMENMYVMGGI; encoded by the coding sequence TTGAACACAAAAGAATACATATCATCCGGAATTATAGAATCTTATATTCTAGGACTTGCTTCTCCTGAGGAGGCAGGGATTTTGGAGTGTGTGATGAAGAACAATGCTGAAGTGAAGGCGGCTTTCGAAGAAGCTCAAAAAACGATGGAAGCACTGGCCACGCAACAGGCTGTGGCTCCTCCTGCCGATTTAAAATCAAAAATCTGGAATAAGATCCAGCAGGAAACAACCCGTGAAGAGGTAAAAGAACCAGAACATGTTGCCCAGCCGGATATTCCTGCTGCCAGACCTGAGGCTGAAATAAAACCTAAGGAAAAAAGCAGCTGGAAAATGTATGCAGCCGCAGCTTCGATATTATTACTGATCAGTGCTGCCGGAAATATCTTCTGGATGAACCGTCAGTCTGAGACCCAAAAAGAAATAGCCAAAATACAGACTGAAAAGAAAACCCAGGATCTGGCCATGCAAAAAATGAATCAGAAGATGAGCATGTTCTCTAATCCCGATATGCAGATGGTAATGCTCAAAGGAGTGGAAAAACATACCGATTCCAAAGCCATGGTGTTCTGGGACAAAAAAACAAAAGAAGTCTACCTGAATGCTGAACATCTCCCGAAAGCTCCGGAAGGCATGCAGTATCAGCTTTGGGCGATCGCAGACGGAAAACCTGTGAATGCGGGCATGTACACCGAAGAAAAAGACAGCAAAATAGCACTTTCCAGTATTCCTGCAGCACAGGCATTTGCAATCACGCTTGAAAAACAGGGTGGAAGCGAAGTTCCCACCATGGAAAACATGTATGTGATGGGGGGAATCTAA
- a CDS encoding RNA polymerase sigma factor — MKEKNETGFHYLYDHYAGALYGVVLRIVQSKEYTEEIIQDVFVKIWNAIHQYDSSKGRFYTWMINIARNTAIDYLKSKGFQNELKNQPLPDFVYNSAELSTTNNSSDFIGFNNVLEGLEVDKQELIDLAYYQGYTQNEISEKLKIPLGTVKTKMRNALMKLKDLLKDYQ; from the coding sequence TTGAAAGAAAAAAACGAAACAGGCTTTCATTATTTGTATGACCACTATGCAGGCGCTCTGTATGGGGTGGTTCTCCGAATTGTACAGTCAAAGGAATATACCGAAGAGATTATCCAGGATGTTTTTGTTAAAATCTGGAATGCCATTCACCAATACGATTCATCAAAAGGAAGATTTTATACCTGGATGATTAATATTGCGAGGAATACAGCCATAGATTATTTAAAATCAAAAGGCTTTCAGAACGAACTTAAAAACCAGCCTCTTCCGGATTTCGTATATAATTCTGCAGAACTTTCAACGACTAATAATTCTTCCGATTTTATTGGATTTAATAATGTACTTGAAGGTCTCGAGGTTGATAAACAGGAACTTATTGACCTGGCCTATTACCAGGGATATACCCAGAACGAAATATCTGAAAAGCTGAAGATACCCCTTGGAACGGTGAAAACCAAAATGCGGAATGCACTGATGAAATTAAAGGATTTGCTAAAAGATTATCAATAA
- a CDS encoding fasciclin domain-containing protein: MNTQSKIAVLAMIALSFAFSGKVTAQTMKKEKTVMVGGAAMYPSKNIIENAVNSKDHKTLVAAVKAAGLVETLQGAGPFTVLAPTDAAFAKLPKGTVETLVKPENKEMLTKILTYHVLAGKYSAKDIWAAVKAGNGKSMMKTVEGEGVTFWTKGKDLYIQDAKGNSAKVTIADVNQSNGVIHVIDTVLMP, translated from the coding sequence ATGAACACACAATCAAAAATCGCAGTTCTGGCAATGATCGCTTTATCATTTGCTTTCAGTGGGAAGGTAACTGCACAAACGATGAAAAAAGAAAAAACGGTAATGGTGGGAGGCGCTGCCATGTACCCATCTAAAAATATTATTGAAAATGCAGTCAATTCTAAAGACCATAAGACTTTAGTGGCTGCCGTAAAAGCAGCTGGTCTGGTAGAAACGCTTCAGGGGGCCGGTCCGTTCACCGTGTTGGCTCCTACGGATGCTGCCTTTGCAAAACTTCCGAAAGGAACCGTTGAAACTTTGGTAAAACCTGAAAACAAGGAAATGCTTACCAAAATCCTGACCTATCACGTTCTTGCAGGAAAATACAGTGCAAAGGATATCTGGGCTGCTGTGAAAGCCGGAAACGGGAAAAGTATGATGAAAACGGTGGAAGGCGAGGGCGTGACATTCTGGACCAAAGGAAAAGACCTTTACATCCAGGATGCTAAAGGAAACAGTGCCAAAGTTACAATTGCTGACGTGAACCAATCCAACGGAGTGATCCACGTGATCGATACCGTACTGATGCCTTAA